The Sporomusa termitida genome has a window encoding:
- a CDS encoding FAD-binding oxidoreductase has protein sequence MNNLLGKGLTGRVVVPSDSQYEQARQGYNKAINKYPAAIVYCLDYCDVANAILWSREQGVELRVRSGGHDYEGYSIGTCSLVIDTSPLNGIKINLADNTVNVQAGTRLLSLYEYLYKFGYTFPGGTCPTVAISGLVLGGGIGLSTRYLGLTADSLLEANMIDFAGRRLTANCCCNSELFWALKGAGGGNFGVVTDYKFKLKKVDGITVIQLRWDDNRAARNSFLQVWQGWLPHLDRRLSLFGGIYKEGAWVNAFFYGPPEEARQILQPLLNIPGLTLSNIAYVPFIEAVKIIGAMYPKREAFQAAGRFVQRHFSQAELEQILGIMDKAPSDRNSSIRVYSLGGAVRDIGAAETAFTYRQANYIIAIASAWEETDAAEAHREWVKAGFDYIYTITRGSYINFPYSQTPHYQQAYYGSNLRRLQCVKQTYDPYNLFRFPQSIELPL, from the coding sequence GTGAATAATTTGCTGGGTAAAGGGTTAACTGGGAGAGTAGTGGTACCAAGCGATAGCCAATATGAGCAAGCCAGGCAAGGATACAATAAAGCGATAAATAAATATCCTGCCGCTATTGTTTATTGTCTTGATTATTGCGATGTCGCGAATGCAATACTTTGGTCACGAGAGCAAGGAGTGGAACTGCGGGTGCGGTCTGGCGGCCATGACTATGAGGGCTACTCAATTGGCACCTGCAGCTTAGTTATAGATACTTCCCCCCTGAATGGAATTAAGATAAATTTGGCTGACAACACTGTAAATGTACAGGCAGGTACGAGATTATTATCGCTGTATGAGTATCTTTATAAATTCGGATACACTTTTCCCGGCGGCACATGTCCCACAGTAGCAATATCCGGATTAGTTTTGGGTGGCGGTATCGGTTTATCCACTCGCTATTTAGGCTTGACAGCAGATAGTCTTTTAGAGGCAAACATGATTGATTTTGCGGGCAGGCGTTTAACTGCCAACTGCTGTTGCAATTCAGAACTGTTTTGGGCCTTAAAAGGAGCGGGTGGCGGGAATTTTGGTGTTGTGACCGACTATAAATTTAAGTTAAAAAAAGTAGACGGGATAACGGTAATTCAGCTTAGATGGGATGATAACAGAGCGGCTAGAAATAGTTTTCTCCAGGTATGGCAAGGCTGGCTGCCGCATCTGGACCGCCGGTTAAGCTTATTTGGCGGAATATATAAGGAAGGAGCGTGGGTTAATGCGTTTTTCTACGGGCCGCCGGAGGAGGCTAGACAAATCTTGCAGCCTCTATTGAATATACCAGGCTTAACTTTGTCGAATATTGCATATGTCCCGTTTATTGAAGCTGTAAAGATAATTGGGGCGATGTATCCGAAGCGGGAAGCATTCCAGGCTGCAGGCAGATTTGTACAAAGGCATTTTTCACAAGCAGAATTAGAGCAAATCCTTGGAATAATGGATAAAGCACCTTCTGACAGAAATTCTTCTATCCGGGTATATTCGCTGGGGGGAGCTGTCCGCGATATCGGCGCAGCCGAAACAGCTTTCACCTATCGGCAGGCCAATTATATCATTGCCATAGCCTCTGCGTGGGAAGAAACAGACGCAGCAGAAGCGCACCGGGAATGGGTAAAGGCTGGCTTTGACTATATATATACAATTACGCGGGGATCGTATATAAACTTTCCGTATAGCCAAACGCCGCATTATCAGCAAGCATATTACGGGAGTAATCTAAGGCGGCTGCAGTGTGTGAAGCAGACCTATGATCCCTATAATCTATTCAGATTTCCCCAAAGTATAGAGCTGCCACTATAA
- the hypD gene encoding trans-4-hydroxy-L-proline dehydratase: MATGKNINSRVQKLRDQSVAAVPRLAIERARLVTAAYKQYAGKVSVPVLRALTFQYLMENKTICINEDELIVGERGPGPQAAPTYPELCCHTVEDFAIMDKRDKIFFKVDQETKRIQAEEIIPFWQGKAMRDLMFAQMTPAWQACYEAGIFTEFMEQRAPGHTVAGGKIYQQGFLDFKKEIEARLAALDYHQDAAAYDKQEELRAMAICCEAIITFARRHADKASELADKEQNPARKKELEEIAGICRHVPALAPRTFREALQTYWFVHLSVITELNTWDSFCPGKLDIHLQPFYEREIQAGTLTREAAKELLQCFWVKFNNQPAPPKVGITLQESATYTDFCNINIGGIKPDGSNGVNEVSYLLLDIVEEMELLQPSTNVQISRKNPDQFVLRAAEVIRAGMGFPSVFNTDAVLEELLRQGKSLEDARGGGTSGCVEVGCFGKEAYILTGYLNLVKILEITLHNGIDPLTGKQLGLKTGDPAHFTSLADLLAAFKQQVGHFVDIKIKGSNIIEMLYAKYMPAPFMSIVIDDCIANGRDYNAGGARYNSRYIQGVGIGSITDCLAAIEYHVFDHKRFSMRELLDIVKSDFAGQEKVRQLLLNKTPKYGNDDDYADDIMLKVFEIFHEVVNGRKTPTGGTYRIEMLPTTCHVYFGAVIGATPDGRKAGRPLSEGISPVQGADKNGPTAVIKSAAKMDQLRTGGALLNQKFTPQVVQGEDGLRKLKDLIRAYFKLDGHHIQFNIVDAGTLRAAQQSPEQYNNLIVRVAGYSDYFNNLTKDLQDEIIERTEHRAF; encoded by the coding sequence ATGGCCACAGGCAAGAACATCAATAGCAGGGTGCAAAAATTACGGGACCAGAGTGTTGCTGCAGTGCCACGGTTAGCCATCGAAAGAGCCAGACTGGTTACCGCAGCTTATAAACAATACGCAGGCAAGGTTTCTGTTCCGGTTCTGCGGGCCTTAACCTTTCAATATCTCATGGAAAATAAGACCATTTGCATCAATGAGGATGAGCTTATTGTCGGCGAGCGGGGCCCCGGTCCCCAGGCGGCCCCGACTTACCCGGAGCTATGCTGCCATACTGTCGAAGATTTTGCTATTATGGATAAGCGGGATAAGATATTCTTTAAGGTCGATCAGGAGACCAAACGCATTCAGGCCGAAGAAATTATTCCCTTCTGGCAGGGAAAAGCGATGCGTGACTTAATGTTTGCGCAAATGACGCCAGCCTGGCAAGCTTGCTATGAGGCCGGCATCTTTACAGAATTCATGGAACAGCGGGCACCAGGCCATACCGTTGCCGGGGGGAAAATCTATCAGCAGGGCTTTCTCGATTTTAAAAAAGAGATCGAGGCCCGGCTGGCGGCCTTGGATTATCACCAGGATGCCGCAGCTTACGACAAACAGGAAGAGTTAAGAGCGATGGCAATTTGTTGTGAGGCGATTATTACTTTTGCCCGCCGGCATGCCGATAAGGCCAGCGAGCTAGCCGATAAAGAACAGAATCCGGCCAGAAAGAAAGAGCTGGAGGAGATTGCCGGGATTTGCCGCCATGTACCCGCCCTGGCGCCGAGAACATTCAGAGAAGCGCTCCAGACCTACTGGTTTGTCCACCTCAGTGTAATTACGGAATTAAATACCTGGGACTCTTTCTGTCCCGGTAAACTTGATATTCACCTGCAGCCATTTTATGAACGGGAAATTCAGGCCGGAACCCTGACGCGTGAAGCCGCCAAAGAATTGTTGCAATGCTTCTGGGTGAAGTTTAACAACCAGCCGGCGCCCCCCAAGGTCGGAATTACCCTCCAGGAAAGTGCCACTTATACGGACTTTTGTAATATCAATATCGGCGGGATTAAGCCGGACGGCAGCAACGGCGTCAATGAAGTATCCTATTTGCTGCTGGATATTGTGGAGGAAATGGAACTCCTGCAGCCTAGTACCAATGTGCAAATCAGCCGGAAAAACCCCGATCAGTTTGTACTCAGAGCGGCTGAAGTCATCCGGGCCGGCATGGGATTTCCCTCGGTTTTCAATACCGACGCGGTCCTGGAAGAGCTGCTCCGGCAGGGCAAGAGCCTGGAGGACGCCCGCGGCGGCGGCACCAGCGGTTGTGTCGAGGTGGGCTGTTTCGGGAAAGAGGCTTATATTTTAACCGGTTACTTGAATCTGGTCAAAATCCTGGAGATTACCCTCCATAACGGTATCGATCCCCTCACCGGCAAGCAACTGGGGCTTAAAACCGGGGACCCGGCCCACTTCACGTCCCTGGCTGACCTATTGGCGGCCTTTAAGCAACAGGTCGGCCATTTTGTTGATATTAAAATCAAAGGCAGCAATATCATTGAAATGCTGTATGCTAAATATATGCCGGCCCCTTTTATGTCTATTGTTATAGATGACTGCATTGCCAACGGCCGGGATTATAATGCCGGTGGGGCCAGATACAATTCCCGCTATATCCAGGGCGTTGGCATTGGCAGTATTACCGATTGCCTGGCGGCCATTGAATATCATGTGTTTGATCATAAAAGGTTCTCGATGCGTGAGCTTTTAGACATTGTAAAGTCTGACTTTGCCGGCCAGGAAAAGGTACGCCAGCTGCTGCTGAACAAAACCCCGAAATATGGCAATGACGATGATTATGCCGATGATATTATGCTCAAGGTATTTGAGATTTTCCATGAAGTCGTAAACGGCAGAAAAACACCGACCGGCGGCACGTACCGGATCGAGATGCTGCCGACTACCTGCCACGTATATTTCGGGGCCGTGATCGGCGCCACCCCGGACGGGCGCAAAGCGGGCCGGCCACTTTCCGAGGGGATCTCACCGGTCCAGGGAGCCGATAAAAACGGTCCGACGGCGGTCATTAAATCAGCGGCCAAAATGGATCAGCTCCGAACCGGCGGGGCCTTGCTGAATCAAAAATTTACCCCCCAGGTCGTACAGGGCGAGGACGGTCTGAGAAAACTAAAAGATCTGATCCGGGCCTACTTTAAACTGGACGGCCACCATATCCAGTTCAATATCGTCGATGCCGGGACACTAAGAGCGGCGCAACAGAGCCCTGAGCAATATAACAACCTGATTGTCCGGGTCGCGGGTTACAGCGATTATTTCAATAATCTTACCAAAGACCTGCAGGATGAAATTATCGAAAGAACAGAACATAGAGCGTTTTAG
- a CDS encoding glycyl-radical enzyme activating protein, which translates to MQTGTVFNIQKYSLHDGPGIRTTVFLKGCPLACWWCHNPESLALTAEVVFSPNKCIGCGDCVQSCPNKALTITELGLIKEGKSCRVCKACTDICPTGARELAGRPMTVAEVMKELEKDRVFYEESGGGVTFSGGEALLQPDFLDSLLTACKAGGLHTALDTSGYAAWPSMARIKDKVDLFLYDIKHMDDGRHKLYTGVSNQLILENLKQLAASHSKIWIRVPVIPGINDDEENIKAMGAFLSSLHLSEVFLLPYHNIAADKYRRLGKTYRLDGLQSLANQQLAEVSQMLVPFGIQAKIGG; encoded by the coding sequence TTGCAGACAGGAACAGTATTTAATATTCAGAAATATTCTCTTCACGATGGCCCGGGGATACGGACCACTGTATTTCTGAAGGGCTGTCCCTTAGCCTGCTGGTGGTGCCATAATCCGGAAAGTCTGGCGTTGACAGCAGAAGTGGTTTTTTCTCCAAACAAATGCATCGGCTGCGGTGACTGTGTGCAAAGCTGCCCCAATAAAGCCCTGACAATTACTGAGCTGGGGTTGATAAAAGAGGGGAAAAGCTGCCGTGTATGTAAAGCCTGCACGGACATCTGCCCTACTGGCGCCAGGGAACTGGCTGGCAGGCCGATGACTGTGGCCGAGGTCATGAAAGAGCTAGAGAAAGATCGGGTTTTTTATGAGGAATCCGGCGGCGGGGTTACCTTTTCCGGCGGCGAAGCCTTACTGCAGCCGGACTTTCTGGACAGTCTGCTTACCGCCTGTAAAGCCGGCGGCCTGCATACTGCCTTAGACACCTCCGGTTATGCCGCCTGGCCGTCAATGGCCAGGATAAAAGACAAGGTAGATTTATTTCTCTATGATATTAAGCATATGGACGACGGCCGGCACAAGCTGTATACAGGTGTTTCCAATCAGCTTATATTGGAGAATCTCAAGCAACTTGCCGCCAGCCACAGTAAAATCTGGATTCGTGTACCTGTAATACCTGGCATCAATGATGATGAGGAGAATATAAAAGCAATGGGTGCCTTTTTATCGTCTTTGCACCTAAGCGAGGTTTTTTTATTGCCTTATCACAATATTGCTGCCGATAAATACCGGCGACTGGGTAAAACCTACCGGCTTGACGGCCTGCAGTCGCTTGCAAATCAACAGCTGGCAGAGGTTTCACAAATGTTGGTGCCATTTGGTATACAGGCAAAAATAGGAGGGTGA
- a CDS encoding sigma-54 interaction domain-containing protein translates to MDYKLLLKSVLEHLDEGILVVDKKATVTFYNEPATNIAGITQAKAVGKNILEIFPGLTPESSTFYQVLKNKQPIIDYVQTYVNYQGAKVSTLTTTIPLFEQGAISGALEIYRDLTQVTELAEKVLNLQSELFKRKSKEKAYQANGATYTFADIIGESAAIKELKARARKIADSDSPVLVYGETGTGKELLVQAIHNAGKTRRNQPFIAQNCAALPNTLLDSILFGTTSGSFTGAKDKPGLFELADGGTLFLDEVNSMDLELQGKLLRVLQDGVVRRVGGAGTVRVDVRIIASTNEPPLEIVERKLLRQDLYYRLNVIALSIPALNARKEDIPLLTQFFIALYNGKVNKKVERISAAALAIFQAYHWPGNIRELKYTIESIMNFTDQAVIDSSDIPSHIVSAVKAAAVEPAEPAGKRPVISLADSLNAYEQQLIRTAIQQANGNGAKAARILNIPRQTLHNKLKKHNIQWEIVVKTDQDG, encoded by the coding sequence GTGGATTATAAGCTCCTGTTAAAATCGGTGCTAGAGCATCTGGATGAAGGTATTTTAGTGGTAGATAAGAAGGCTACAGTTACTTTCTATAATGAGCCTGCAACTAATATCGCCGGTATTACTCAGGCTAAAGCCGTAGGCAAAAACATATTGGAAATTTTCCCCGGATTAACCCCTGAGAGCAGTACTTTCTACCAGGTTTTGAAAAATAAGCAGCCGATCATTGATTATGTTCAGACCTATGTCAATTATCAGGGGGCCAAAGTATCTACCCTGACCACCACGATACCGCTGTTCGAACAGGGGGCGATTAGCGGGGCCCTTGAAATCTACCGGGATTTAACCCAGGTGACAGAACTAGCGGAGAAAGTGCTCAATCTTCAATCTGAATTGTTTAAGAGAAAAAGCAAGGAAAAAGCATATCAGGCCAACGGCGCTACGTATACTTTTGCGGATATTATCGGCGAAAGTGCCGCAATCAAAGAATTAAAGGCCCGGGCCAGAAAAATTGCCGATAGTGATTCGCCGGTATTGGTCTATGGTGAAACCGGGACCGGAAAAGAGCTCTTGGTCCAGGCCATTCACAATGCCGGCAAGACGCGCAGGAATCAGCCTTTTATCGCGCAGAACTGTGCCGCCCTGCCCAACACCCTTCTGGACAGCATCTTGTTTGGCACAACCTCAGGCAGTTTTACCGGGGCGAAAGATAAACCGGGGCTGTTTGAGCTTGCCGACGGCGGAACTTTATTTTTAGATGAAGTCAATTCTATGGATCTGGAGCTGCAGGGCAAACTGCTGCGGGTGCTGCAGGACGGTGTTGTCCGCCGGGTCGGGGGAGCCGGTACCGTACGTGTTGATGTAAGAATTATTGCCAGTACGAATGAGCCGCCCTTAGAAATTGTCGAGCGAAAGCTGCTGCGGCAAGATCTGTATTACCGTTTAAACGTCATTGCCCTGAGTATCCCGGCTTTGAACGCCAGAAAAGAGGATATCCCTTTACTGACGCAGTTTTTTATTGCTCTGTATAACGGTAAAGTCAATAAAAAAGTGGAGCGGATTTCAGCGGCCGCCTTAGCAATATTCCAGGCCTACCATTGGCCCGGGAATATCAGGGAATTAAAATATACTATTGAAAGCATTATGAATTTTACCGATCAGGCAGTGATTGATAGCAGTGATATACCTTCGCATATCGTCAGCGCGGTAAAGGCGGCGGCAGTCGAGCCGGCGGAGCCGGCCGGCAAGCGGCCGGTTATTTCACTGGCCGACAGCCTTAATGCTTACGAGCAGCAATTGATTCGAACAGCCATACAACAAGCAAATGGAAATGGGGCCAAGGCGGCCAGAATATTGAATATTCCCCGTCAGACGCTGCATAACAAGCTTAAAAAACACAATATTCAGTGGGAAATAGTGGTTAAGACTGACCAGGATGGATAG
- a CDS encoding amidohydrolase family protein: MIILAQNVVTGDGTTLIQAGAVAITNGKIRDVGPAREVTARHPGAQVVDYGEATILPGLFDMHVHLGYYYSQPDADRYDDFLIACYAAKQAETALTLGITTIRDLSSPRHLCQQLRLAGEKGYVTVPRIIHADAGLCMTGGHGYAEASEEVDGADNIRSAIRRQRRDGADWIKLLTSHRASIPEYTQAELEAAVDECHRRHIKTAVHAGTQPSIEMCIKAGFDTIEHGTFMTVEQARQMARNGQAWTPTITAYTYLYEYCRQVKEEGGDLSNPVAAAAARDYAYFAPAARAYRDNFLKLYRTGVTVLAGSDMVLYGAPPLPINRELGYMVEYGITPLAAIGTATGNPAGVLGLAAVTGQLAPGLEADILVVAGNAAADITALNQVRCVYLGGKVVYRS, from the coding sequence ATGATTATACTCGCGCAGAATGTGGTTACCGGTGATGGGACGACCTTGATCCAAGCGGGGGCTGTGGCCATAACCAACGGCAAAATCAGGGATGTGGGACCAGCCCGGGAGGTAACGGCCCGTCACCCCGGCGCTCAAGTGGTTGATTACGGGGAGGCAACAATTCTACCGGGTTTGTTTGACATGCATGTCCATCTGGGGTATTACTACAGCCAGCCTGATGCTGACCGCTATGATGATTTTCTTATCGCCTGTTATGCGGCTAAACAGGCTGAAACCGCCCTTACTCTGGGGATAACCACCATCCGCGATTTAAGCTCGCCCCGTCATCTGTGCCAACAGCTGCGGCTGGCGGGTGAGAAGGGTTATGTGACTGTACCGCGCATCATTCATGCCGATGCCGGCCTTTGCATGACCGGCGGCCATGGCTATGCTGAAGCCAGTGAAGAGGTGGACGGGGCTGACAATATCCGTTCCGCCATCCGCCGCCAGCGCCGGGACGGGGCTGACTGGATCAAGCTGTTGACCAGCCACCGTGCCAGCATCCCCGAATATACGCAGGCAGAACTGGAGGCGGCCGTGGATGAATGTCATCGCCGGCACATAAAAACTGCGGTTCACGCCGGCACCCAGCCGTCAATTGAGATGTGTATCAAGGCCGGCTTTGATACAATTGAGCATGGCACGTTTATGACGGTGGAGCAGGCCCGGCAGATGGCCCGGAATGGCCAGGCCTGGACGCCCACAATAACTGCCTATACGTATCTATATGAATATTGCCGGCAGGTCAAAGAAGAAGGCGGCGACCTCTCTAATCCGGTGGCCGCCGCCGCCGCCCGCGACTACGCCTATTTTGCGCCGGCCGCCCGGGCTTACCGCGATAATTTTCTGAAGCTTTACAGGACTGGCGTTACTGTGCTGGCCGGGAGCGATATGGTACTGTACGGTGCACCGCCGCTGCCCATTAACCGCGAGTTAGGGTATATGGTGGAATATGGCATTACGCCGCTGGCGGCAATCGGGACTGCGACTGGTAATCCGGCCGGTGTCCTGGGGTTGGCGGCGGTCACCGGGCAGCTGGCCCCAGGCCTGGAAGCCGACATTTTGGTGGTTGCCGGCAATGCGGCCGCCGACATCACCGCCCTTAACCAGGTTCGGTGTGTTTATCTTGGCGGCAAGGTGGTTTACCGATCGTAA
- a CDS encoding helix-turn-helix domain-containing protein, giving the protein MNKDIGSKVKELRTRKKMTLKDLSEKTGLSTGFLSQLERGLTSIATDSLAKIAAAVEVDVSYFFAGSTKNRSSIIRSYEKEVFQIINGRFIHYHLTNNTGANLLLPRLIELLPINCEEDISPYAHEGEEFIYVLEGTLTLFLNNEQFELFPGDSAHYSSHIVHNWANYTNKLVRLIVASTPNPFKE; this is encoded by the coding sequence ATGAACAAAGATATTGGCAGTAAGGTTAAAGAGCTGCGAACCAGGAAAAAGATGACCCTGAAAGATTTAAGCGAGAAAACCGGTTTATCAACCGGTTTTCTATCACAACTGGAACGGGGCTTAACATCCATTGCGACGGATTCGCTGGCAAAGATTGCGGCAGCGGTCGAAGTTGATGTATCCTATTTTTTTGCCGGCTCTACCAAAAACCGCAGCTCTATTATTCGCAGTTATGAAAAAGAAGTATTTCAAATTATCAATGGCCGCTTTATCCATTACCATTTAACCAATAACACCGGCGCCAACTTACTATTGCCAAGATTAATTGAACTGCTGCCAATCAACTGTGAAGAAGATATCTCTCCCTATGCTCATGAGGGAGAGGAGTTTATATATGTGCTGGAAGGGACCTTGACGCTCTTTCTCAACAATGAGCAGTTTGAGCTGTTTCCCGGTGACTCGGCCCATTATAGTTCCCATATTGTTCATAATTGGGCCAACTATACCAATAAATTAGTAAGGCTTATTGTTGCCAGCACTCCCAATCCATTTAAGGAATAG
- a CDS encoding M24 family metallopeptidase encodes MKQERVNNVLEKMAAAGIPQLVITDPAAVFYLTGTWIHPGERLLALYLSCRGNHKLLINALFPLEAELGIDKVWFNDTQDGVAILSGWIEAGTPVGVDKNWPAHFLLRLMEQAAGSRFVNGSVIVDQIRQCKDQQEQELLRQASQLNDLAMAQLLQLIPGGYSEQQLARRLLVIYDELETGGCSFNPIIAYGANATDPHHEPDGSTLQAGESVIIDIGCKKNDYCADMTRTVFYKYVPGRARKIYDVVLAANERAIAGIKPGVRFCDIDAAARAPIEAAGYGKYFTHRTGHSIGLEVHEPGDVSAANASQVQPGMTFSIEPGIYLPGVAGVRIEDLVLVTETGCEVLNKFDKQLTIVG; translated from the coding sequence ATGAAACAGGAACGGGTTAATAACGTGCTGGAAAAAATGGCGGCAGCCGGCATTCCTCAATTGGTGATCACTGATCCTGCGGCTGTCTTTTATCTTACAGGTACCTGGATTCATCCGGGCGAAAGGCTGTTGGCACTGTATCTTAGCTGCCGGGGCAATCACAAACTGTTGATTAATGCGCTTTTCCCGCTAGAGGCTGAACTGGGAATCGATAAAGTCTGGTTCAATGATACGCAGGATGGAGTCGCGATACTGTCCGGCTGGATTGAGGCCGGGACCCCGGTTGGCGTGGACAAGAACTGGCCGGCGCACTTTTTATTAAGGCTGATGGAGCAGGCCGCCGGCAGCCGGTTTGTAAACGGTTCGGTCATTGTAGATCAGATCCGGCAGTGCAAGGATCAACAGGAGCAGGAGCTGCTGCGGCAGGCCTCCCAGCTCAATGATCTGGCAATGGCGCAGCTGCTGCAGCTTATTCCCGGGGGCTATTCCGAACAGCAGCTGGCGCGGCGTTTGCTTGTTATTTATGATGAGCTGGAAACCGGCGGCTGCTCGTTTAACCCGATTATTGCCTATGGCGCCAATGCGACCGACCCGCACCATGAACCGGATGGTTCCACCCTGCAGGCCGGGGAAAGTGTCATCATTGATATTGGCTGTAAAAAGAACGACTATTGTGCGGATATGACCCGGACGGTATTTTACAAATATGTGCCGGGCAGGGCGAGAAAAATATATGATGTGGTGCTGGCGGCTAATGAGCGGGCGATTGCCGGGATCAAACCCGGCGTCCGCTTCTGTGATATTGATGCTGCCGCCAGAGCCCCGATTGAGGCTGCCGGGTATGGCAAATATTTTACCCATCGGACAGGGCACTCCATTGGTCTTGAGGTCCATGAACCCGGTGATGTCTCCGCCGCCAATGCCAGTCAGGTGCAACCAGGCATGACGTTTTCCATTGAACCGGGAATTTATTTGCCGGGTGTGGCCGGGGTGCGGATTGAGGATTTGGTGTTGGTAACAGAAACAGGCTGTGAGGTATTAAACAAATTTGACAAGCAGCTTACCATTGTGGGCTAG
- a CDS encoding ABC transporter permease subunit yields MNTGLVTQAKQVFSLDWLKNFLRANLVPLIFLALCIVTTIASELPLKFVINELVVRLSRNLFLVIALIIPVLAGMGLNFALVIGAMAGQIGLIAVKIWDIGGLAGFTASVLVATPFAVLFGYLTGLTLNRTKGREMITSMILGFFANGLWQLVFLLFIGTLIPIYNPEIVLKSGVGLKNAIDLKFIQYALDKLLYFKIGGITIPVVTFLTVIALAWFTRFIVTTKIGQDFRALGQDLHIAQVAGIPTDKIRLIAITISTILAAWGQIIFLQNIGTLNTYNSHEQVGMFAIAALLIGGATVAKATITDAVIGTLLFHTLFIVSPQAGNNLFGDAQIGEFFRVFIAYGIIGVSLLLHAWHKYMENKRKSMLE; encoded by the coding sequence ATGAATACAGGATTGGTAACCCAGGCGAAACAAGTGTTTTCCCTTGACTGGCTGAAAAATTTTCTCAGAGCCAATCTAGTGCCGCTGATTTTCCTGGCTCTGTGTATTGTTACCACAATTGCGTCGGAATTACCGTTAAAATTTGTCATCAACGAGCTGGTGGTCCGCTTGTCCCGCAACCTGTTTCTGGTTATTGCCCTGATTATTCCTGTATTGGCGGGTATGGGGCTTAATTTTGCGCTGGTTATCGGGGCTATGGCCGGTCAGATTGGCCTGATTGCGGTTAAAATCTGGGATATTGGCGGACTGGCCGGATTTACCGCCTCGGTCCTGGTAGCCACGCCCTTTGCGGTTTTATTTGGGTATCTCACCGGTCTTACCTTAAATAGGACAAAAGGCCGCGAAATGATCACAAGCATGATCCTGGGCTTTTTCGCCAACGGACTGTGGCAATTGGTGTTTCTGCTGTTTATCGGTACGCTGATTCCTATTTACAATCCGGAAATCGTTCTGAAAAGCGGTGTGGGCTTAAAGAATGCCATAGACCTTAAGTTTATCCAGTATGCTTTGGATAAACTGCTTTATTTTAAAATCGGCGGCATCACCATTCCGGTCGTGACTTTTTTAACCGTCATTGCCCTGGCGTGGTTTACCCGGTTTATTGTTACCACAAAAATCGGGCAGGATTTCAGAGCCTTGGGCCAGGACCTGCATATTGCGCAGGTGGCCGGGATTCCCACTGATAAAATCCGCCTGATTGCGATCACGATATCAACCATCCTGGCCGCCTGGGGCCAGATCATATTTTTGCAGAACATCGGCACCTTAAATACCTATAACAGTCACGAACAAGTGGGGATGTTTGCGATTGCCGCGCTGTTAATCGGTGGCGCCACTGTGGCCAAAGCGACAATTACCGATGCGGTCATCGGCACTTTGCTTTTTCATACGTTGTTTATTGTATCGCCGCAGGCCGGCAACAATTTATTCGGCGATGCGCAAATCGGCGAGTTTTTCCGGGTGTTTATCGCTTATGGCATTATCGGCGTGTCCTTGCTGCTCCATGCCTGGCATAAATACATGGAGAATAAAAGAAAAAGTATGCTGGAATAG